In one Methanobrevibacter arboriphilus genomic region, the following are encoded:
- a CDS encoding beta strand repeat-containing protein: MKGIIFRNNFFVSFVLVLAFLLLLGLSSVSADEYYFSSGNITNASLQGVIDNNTPDEVIINLDDGEYSLGQINVTRNATIQGNSSGNVKIAGSGILFNITSSNVKIINLTITGYTSAIVGNSGDLTVIGNNVTTSGVSISISGSGGNLSNIVIEDNVIVSSVSNGNYGAVFVNGNGMAVSFVSFINNSIRGNGTSNSNGVRINSRGINNLTFDGNNITRTSGTGITLSVHSSNNTNITFANNIITGGPSHSIGLEADSSNNTNITFTNNNITGGDYGVYMHADKKSKNNNITFANNNITGRETYLELSNSSNTNIIFTDNNITATYGYGVSLSVHSSSNTNITFTDNNITGTSGSGVYLVAYRSNNTNIICTDNNITGTSGNGLSLEAYTNNNTNIIFANNNITGGGHGVYISFNSYQGDLGGNNTNVSGFMFLNNTINATGGSGFYFVDTTFNQRPKKVVDFIIRGNTIFASNTVLGFDSSADSSPTNFSLFDVIVEYNRILSPVGVNFNGSYSNSSFDYNWWGDNSPPSGVTVNYYFVVNVIIQSLFGGHGVFNYTIGLNDSEASFDASLLPEFFVYGNSSLNNTVADARNNNSLELDSDTSSFVFNFTIDNQTFSFVSDVYVNNTGGDDDNVGDSWNTAVATIKRALELVVPGGTIHIAGTGTDYTGVNNTNLIINKPVNIVGEYGNVKIDGSGTLFNITASNVKIINLTITGYTSAIVGNSSDLTVTGNNITTSGVSISISGSGGDLSNIVIEDNFIVSSVSNIGAVFVNGNGMAISFVSFINNSIRGNGIINSSGVRINSKGISNLIFDGNNITGKSRGVYLVAYSSNNTNITFANNNITGVSYGVYVYSYDGNVSGVLFLNNTINATVGSGFYFVNDGSSAINVTDFVIRGNNIFASNAGLNFSGLKTGSLVNVNVEYNRIIANTGVNMAGFDNGSSFDFNWWGVNDITDLLLGVDTVNHFILNVTNLTSLDDLRFGDNVSFAFLVLNTSMNNSGVEYLPYFVVNCTYNNQNFTVDNFGNFTGNWTMSSGTQVVAATLDSQYAVLAFNTNSSIIVSDVSIGDTVVISGQLSNYTGDGSDSLTVIVDRNTHSVSINSTGGWNLSYLTNLIGNITVTVSFNGNESYTAFTNTTSFVVVRLASNSSINIPENIKVSQTVLISGVLNDKNSIPIADANLEVIVGGESFNVTTDSVGVWSLNFTPERVGVFNLFLVYLGDDWYAGFVENKAFNVSKLTTNSTIVVPDGVHVGDTAVITGQLANYTVIGFVNVTVDGKSYTVVVDSTGGNWTVNHLTNHTGVYNMTVSYTESDTSNYTSFTNTTSFNVLKNSTNSSISVVDVQVGTNATITGVLANFTVIGFVNVTVDGIFYSNVVVDSTGGNWSVSHLTNHTGTHDVIVGYIESDTGNYTGFSNSTSFDVVKLASNSSINIPGNIKVNQTVLISGVLTDENAIPIADANLEVIVGGESFYVTTDSFGGWSLNFTPEHSGVFNLFLVYWGDDWYVGFVENMAFNVSKLATTSSIVIPSNVKVDKSITVSGVLTSGGKPLANRVISVVVEGKTYKVITNGDGVWKLSYTPKKAGKSTMKVSFAGGDVFAGFNVSKSFDVIGKAKIQIVKITKIAKVGKYKGFNLYSKTYTIKNVGSAVGSKEYTKYFKNWYLEKLSKNNGVKYQFSAKSRILKVQFKNLGVGKQVKFKIYVTFKKRQ, translated from the coding sequence ATGAAAGGTATTATATTTAGGAATAATTTTTTTGTTTCGTTTGTGCTAGTATTAGCTTTTTTATTATTGTTGGGTTTGTCTAGTGTTAGTGCGGATGAGTATTATTTTAGTAGTGGTAATATTACAAATGCGAGTTTGCAGGGTGTTATTGATAATAATACTCCTGATGAAGTGATTATTAATCTTGATGATGGTGAGTATTCTTTGGGTCAGATTAATGTTACTCGTAATGCTACTATACAAGGTAATAGTAGTGGTAATGTTAAAATAGCTGGGTCTGGTATTTTGTTTAATATCACATCATCTAATGTTAAGATTATTAATTTAACTATTACTGGTTATACTAGTGCTATTGTTGGTAATAGTGGTGATTTGACTGTTATTGGTAATAATGTTACTACTAGTGGTGTTAGTATTAGTATTAGTGGTTCTGGTGGTAATTTATCGAATATTGTTATTGAGGATAATGTTATTGTTTCTTCTGTTAGTAATGGTAATTATGGTGCTGTTTTTGTTAATGGTAATGGTATGGCTGTTTCTTTTGTTTCTTTTATTAATAATAGTATACGTGGTAATGGTACTAGTAATTCTAATGGTGTTCGTATTAATTCACGTGGTATTAATAATTTGACTTTTGATGGAAACAACATCACAAGAACATCAGGCACTGGTATTACTCTGTCTGTACACAGCAGCAACAACACCAATATAACCTTCGCCAACAACATCATCACGGGAGGACCAAGCCATAGTATTGGTCTGGAGGCAGACAGCAGCAACAACACCAATATAACCTTCACCAACAACAACATCACAGGAGGAGATTATGGTGTTTATATGCATGCAGACAAAAAAAGCAAAAACAATAATATAACCTTCGCCAACAACAACATCACAGGAAGAGAAACTTATCTGGAGCTATCCAACAGCAGCAACACCAATATAATCTTCACTGACAATAACATCACAGCAACATACGGCTATGGTGTTTCTCTGTCTGTACACAGCAGCAGCAACACCAATATAACCTTCACTGACAATAACATCACAGGAACATCAGGCAGTGGTGTTTATCTGGTTGCATACAGAAGCAACAACACCAATATAATCTGCACTGACAATAACATCACAGGAACATCAGGCAATGGTCTTTCTCTGGAGGCATACACAAACAACAACACCAATATAATCTTCGCCAACAACAACATCACAGGAGGGGGTCATGGTGTGTATATTTCCTTTAATAGTTATCAGGGTGATCTGGGTGGTAATAATACTAATGTTAGTGGTTTTATGTTTTTGAATAATACTATAAATGCTACTGGTGGTAGTGGTTTTTATTTTGTGGATACTACTTTTAATCAGAGGCCTAAGAAGGTTGTTGATTTTATTATCAGAGGTAATACTATTTTTGCTAGTAATACTGTTTTGGGTTTTGATAGTTCTGCAGATTCTAGTCCTACTAATTTTTCATTGTTTGATGTTATTGTTGAGTATAATCGTATATTGTCTCCTGTTGGTGTGAATTTTAATGGTTCTTATAGTAATAGTAGTTTTGATTATAATTGGTGGGGTGATAATTCTCCTCCTTCTGGTGTTACTGTTAATTATTATTTTGTTGTGAATGTTATAATTCAGTCATTGTTTGGTGGTCATGGTGTTTTTAATTATACTATTGGTTTGAATGATTCTGAAGCAAGCTTTGATGCTTCTCTTTTACCTGAATTTTTTGTTTATGGAAATTCATCATTGAATAATACTGTTGCTGATGCACGGAATAATAATAGTTTGGAATTGGATAGTGATACATCTTCTTTTGTTTTTAATTTTACTATTGATAATCAGACTTTTAGCTTTGTTTCTGATGTTTATGTTAATAATACTGGTGGAGATGATGATAATGTGGGAGATAGCTGGAATACTGCTGTAGCTACAATCAAAAGAGCTCTTGAACTTGTTGTTCCTGGTGGAACTATTCATATTGCTGGTACTGGTACTGATTATACTGGTGTGAATAATACTAATTTAATTATTAATAAACCTGTTAATATTGTTGGTGAGTATGGTAATGTTAAAATAGATGGGTCTGGTACTTTGTTTAATATCACTGCATCTAATGTTAAGATTATTAATTTAACTATTACTGGTTATACTAGTGCTATTGTTGGTAATAGTAGTGATTTGACTGTTACTGGTAATAATATTACTACTAGTGGTGTTAGTATTAGTATTAGTGGTTCTGGTGGTGATTTATCGAATATTGTTATTGAGGATAATTTTATTGTTTCTTCTGTTAGTAATATTGGTGCTGTTTTTGTTAATGGTAATGGTATGGCTATTTCTTTTGTTTCTTTTATTAATAATAGTATACGTGGTAATGGTATTATTAATTCTAGTGGTGTTCGTATTAATTCTAAGGGTATTAGTAATTTGATTTTTGATGGAAACAACATCACAGGAAAATCACGAGGTGTTTATCTGGTTGCATACAGCAGCAACAACACCAATATAACCTTCGCCAACAACAACATTACTGGAGTTAGTTATGGTGTGTATGTTTATTCTTATGATGGTAATGTTAGTGGTGTTTTGTTTTTGAATAATACTATAAATGCTACTGTTGGTAGTGGTTTTTATTTTGTTAATGATGGTAGTAGTGCTATTAATGTGACTGATTTTGTTATCAGGGGTAATAATATTTTTGCTAGTAATGCTGGTTTGAATTTCAGTGGTCTTAAGACTGGTTCTCTTGTTAATGTTAATGTTGAGTATAATCGTATTATAGCTAATACTGGTGTGAATATGGCTGGTTTTGATAATGGTAGTAGTTTTGATTTTAATTGGTGGGGTGTTAATGATATAACTGACTTATTGTTAGGTGTTGATACGGTTAATCATTTTATTTTGAATGTTACTAATCTTACTAGTTTGGATGATCTTCGTTTTGGTGATAATGTTAGTTTTGCGTTTTTAGTGCTGAACACTAGTATGAATAATAGTGGTGTTGAGTATTTGCCTTATTTTGTGGTGAATTGTACTTATAACAATCAGAATTTTACTGTTGATAATTTTGGTAATTTTACTGGTAATTGGACTATGTCTAGCGGGACTCAAGTAGTTGCTGCAACTTTAGATAGTCAATATGCAGTTCTAGCATTTAATACTAATTCTAGTATCATTGTTTCTGATGTTAGTATTGGTGATACAGTTGTTATTAGTGGTCAATTAAGTAATTATACTGGTGATGGTTCTGATTCTTTAACTGTTATTGTTGATAGAAATACTCACTCAGTTAGTATTAATAGTACTGGTGGTTGGAATTTATCTTATTTGACTAATCTTATAGGTAATATCACTGTGACTGTTAGTTTTAATGGTAATGAGAGTTACACAGCATTTACTAACACTACAAGTTTTGTTGTTGTTAGGTTAGCTAGTAATTCATCTATAAACATTCCAGAAAATATTAAGGTTAGTCAAACAGTTTTAATTTCTGGTGTTTTAAATGATAAAAATAGCATTCCGATAGCTGATGCTAATTTAGAAGTTATTGTTGGTGGTGAGTCTTTTAATGTGACTACTGATTCTGTTGGTGTTTGGAGTTTAAATTTCACTCCAGAACGTGTTGGTGTCTTTAATTTATTCCTTGTTTATTTGGGTGATGATTGGTATGCTGGTTTTGTTGAAAATAAGGCTTTTAATGTTAGTAAGTTAACTACTAATTCTACTATAGTGGTTCCAGATGGTGTTCATGTTGGTGATACTGCTGTTATTACTGGTCAATTAGCTAATTATACTGTGATTGGTTTTGTTAATGTTACTGTTGATGGTAAATCGTATACTGTTGTTGTGGATTCTACTGGTGGTAATTGGACTGTAAATCATTTGACTAATCATACAGGAGTTTATAATATGACAGTTTCTTATACTGAGTCTGATACTAGTAATTATACAAGTTTCACTAACACTACAAGTTTTAATGTGTTGAAAAATAGTACTAATTCTAGTATTAGTGTTGTTGATGTTCAAGTTGGAACTAATGCTACTATTACTGGTGTTTTAGCTAATTTCACTGTGATTGGTTTTGTTAATGTTACTGTTGATGGTATATTTTATAGTAATGTTGTTGTGGATTCTACTGGTGGTAATTGGTCTGTGAGTCATTTAACTAATCATACAGGAACTCATGATGTTATTGTTGGGTATATTGAATCTGATACTGGTAATTATACTGGTTTTAGTAATAGTACAAGTTTTGATGTTGTTAAATTAGCTAGTAATTCATCTATAAACATTCCAGGTAATATTAAGGTTAATCAAACTGTTTTAATTTCTGGTGTTTTAACTGATGAGAATGCTATTCCGATAGCTGATGCTAATTTAGAGGTTATTGTTGGTGGTGAGTCTTTTTATGTGACTACTGATTCTTTTGGTGGTTGGAGTTTAAATTTCACTCCTGAACATTCTGGTGTCTTTAATTTATTCCTTGTTTATTGGGGTGATGATTGGTATGTTGGTTTTGTTGAAAATATGGCTTTTAATGTTAGTAAATTAGCTACTACTTCCTCTATTGTTATTCCAAGTAATGTTAAAGTAGATAAATCGATTACTGTTTCTGGTGTTTTGACTAGTGGTGGTAAACCATTGGCTAATAGGGTTATTAGTGTTGTTGTTGAGGGTAAAACTTATAAAGTTATTACTAATGGTGATGGTGTTTGGAAACTGTCTTATACTCCTAAAAAGGCTGGTAAGTCTACTATGAAGGTTTCTTTTGCTGGTGGTGATGTTTTTGCTGGTTTTAATGTTAGTAAATCTTTTGATGTTATTGGGAAAGCTAAGATACAGATTGTTAAGATTACTAAGATTGCTAAGGTAGGTAAGTATAAAGGTTTTAATCTTTATAGTAAAACTTACACCATTAAAAATGTGGGATCTGCTGTAGGTTCTAAAGAGTATACTAAGTACTTTAAAAATTGGTATTTGGAAAAATTGTCTAAAAATAATGGAGTTAAGTATCAGTTTAGTGCTAAGTCTAGGATTTTAAAGGTTCAATTTAAGAATTTAGGTGTTGGAAAACAAGTTAAATTTAAAATATACGTAACATTCAAAAAAAGACAATAA
- a CDS encoding DNA topoisomerase IV subunit A, with protein MSEVKDNKNLSRKEVSYNKLKGLGEEIIEDVIKKDIPSLKVPSRGTSNIVYDDAKRYFVLGDRYGKRSLGNVKQIKKIGQMVQVANFCKDLVQREKTATLREMYYVSEGWDIGFDNQQESNIVGEDIEVTLGMSREDLGLMPEEDGASVYGNITLKEGDVEIDALKSGKSGYTISPTIDEVEFLDHDVERVIAVETMGMFHRMVQEEAYKKFNTLIVGLKGQAARATRRFLKRVNEELNLPVYVCNDGDPWGFHIAMVIISGSAKLAHVNHDLATPNAKFLGVTASDIVNYELPTDPLKDIDVLRLKELANDPRYRDPTWQTEIKKMLKIGKKAEQQSFSKYGLEYVVDTYFPEKLELLS; from the coding sequence ATGTCTGAAGTTAAAGATAATAAAAATTTATCAAGAAAAGAAGTTTCTTATAATAAGCTTAAAGGATTAGGTGAAGAGATTATTGAAGATGTTATTAAAAAAGATATTCCTTCTTTAAAAGTTCCATCTCGTGGTACATCTAATATTGTTTATGATGATGCTAAGCGTTATTTTGTTCTAGGAGATAGGTATGGTAAAAGATCTCTTGGAAATGTGAAACAAATTAAAAAAATTGGGCAAATGGTTCAAGTAGCTAATTTCTGTAAAGATCTTGTTCAAAGAGAAAAAACAGCTACTTTAAGGGAGATGTATTATGTTAGTGAAGGTTGGGATATTGGTTTTGATAACCAGCAAGAATCTAATATTGTTGGAGAAGACATTGAAGTAACTTTAGGAATGAGCCGTGAAGATTTAGGTTTAATGCCAGAGGAAGATGGGGCATCTGTTTATGGAAATATTACTCTTAAAGAAGGAGATGTTGAGATTGATGCTTTAAAATCAGGTAAATCTGGATATACAATTTCTCCTACTATTGATGAAGTAGAATTTCTTGATCATGATGTTGAAAGAGTCATCGCTGTTGAGACTATGGGGATGTTTCATAGGATGGTTCAAGAAGAAGCTTATAAAAAATTCAATACCTTGATTGTTGGGCTTAAAGGACAAGCTGCAAGAGCTACAAGAAGATTTTTAAAGAGGGTTAATGAAGAATTAAATCTCCCAGTTTATGTTTGTAACGACGGAGACCCTTGGGGTTTTCACATAGCTATGGTTATTATATCTGGAAGTGCTAAACTTGCACATGTTAATCATGATTTAGCTACTCCTAATGCTAAATTTTTAGGAGTTACAGCTAGTGACATTGTTAACTATGAACTTCCAACCGATCCTTTAAAGGATATTGATGTTTTAAGATTGAAAGAGTTAGCTAATGATCCGAGATATAGAGATCCAACTTGGCAAACTGAAATTAAAAAAATGCTTAAAATTGGTAAAAAAGCAGAACAGCAATCATTTTCCAAGTATGGTCTTGAATATGTTGTTGATACATATTTCCCTGAGAAGTTGGAGTTATTAAGTTAA